In Naumovozyma castellii chromosome 1, complete genome, one DNA window encodes the following:
- the TAX4 gene encoding Tax4p (ancestral locus Anc_1.284), with product MFQYVHEKKLPWLGSASEFFPTVIKVYWAGPRGTLSPLHCRYTSKMRFTRKKASHSSIIQELSEREKEDSLNAAQFTFRQHSNEQHSSSPVSLQGDEAIRQPEPRHLIPLTRFRSVGRSSPDRQHPIHLSASPLVSKAKGGPLPSVKRRSKSVDSEGIAVIAANLANNYISKPNKAWDLPRSDMSKRYESPVTINLGTAQERESLSRDSDEPSQTAAHPGMKNKAHSQGNLLDRDPARPISPEDNLVSALSLSSEEDNSLIASESDSIEISETPESYLDSNYKAVTKMNGNNITYKGTLPNLIPNYDQKQRRKKKISRLLKHARPFKAFSHQYVPNVIEPNVTVVSNNSGNTVVETDQNVQLKTSLRLPLYANSDDTSETDDENDYVDDHSSADDKPKLGRRDKLKRRIKRTTKVVVPHPHLPLHHHLNTVKTSRKQFNKDKPWKSHVDLGFVTEMERKRYESMWISNRFQYLNLLPWWPDNDSENQVKTNHPLPPDGLILGLVVKDIWLRSNLPMNILATIYQMIDFRMDGTLDRKSFIVGMWLIDQCLYGKKLPDRIEPKIWNSVDTYIIEPRR from the coding sequence atgtttcaatatGTCCACGAGAAAAAGCTTCCTTGGCTGGGCTCAGCATCGGAGTTCTTCCCCACTGTCATAAAGGTGTATTGGGCAGGTCCAAGGGGCACTCTTTCTCCATTACACTGCCGATACACCTCAAAGATGCGATTTACGAGGAAGAAAGCGTCACATAGCTCCATCATTCAGGAATTGTCCGAAAGAGAGAAGGAAGATTCCCTAAATGCAGCCCAATTCACATTTAGGCAACATTCCAATGAGCAGCACTCCAGCTCCCCGGTTTCTCTCCAAGGTGACGAGGCGATAAGACAGCCGGAACCTAGACATCTTATACCATTAACACGATTCCGTTCTGTAGGCCGATCCTCCCCTGATCGTCAACATCCAATTCATCTATCAGCTTCACCGTTGGTTTCTAAGGCGAAGGGAGGGCCGTTACCATCTGTCAAGAGAAGAAGTAAGTCAGTTGATTCTGAGGGTATTGCTGTCATTGCCGCTAATTTAGCTAATAATTACATTAGTAAACCAAACAAGGCATGGGATTTACCCCGGTCTGACATGTCAAAACGTTACGAATCCCCAGTGACAATTAATCTAGGAACGGCGCAAGAAAGGGAATCACTTAGTAGGGACAGTGATGAACCTTCTCAAACAGCAGCACATCCGGGGATGAAAAACAAGGCCCACTCACAGGGAAACCTTTTGGATCGTGATCCTGCTAGACCAATTTCTCCTGAGGACAATTTAGTTTCAGCACTTTCATTATCGTCAGAGGAGGACAACAGCTTAATAGCTTCTGAAAGTGATTCGATTGAAATAAGTGAGACGCCTGAAAGTTATCTCGACTCAAACTATAAGGCAGTCACCAAAATGAACGGTAATAATATCACATACAAAGGTACCCTACCGAATCTAATACCTAATTACGACCAAAAGCAaaggagaaagaaaaagatttCAAGACTTCTGAAGCATGCGAGACCATTCAAGGCGTTTTCACATCAATATGTGCCCAATGTCATTGAACCTAATGTCACTGTAGTGTCGAATAATAGTGGAAATACTGTAGTAGAAACTGATCAAAATGTTCAACTCAAAACGTCACTGAGATTACCCCTTTATGCCAATTCCGATGATACTAGTGAaacagatgatgaaaatgattatGTTGATGATCACTCTAGTGCTGATGATAAGCCAAAATTAGGACGTAGAGATAAACTCAAAAGACGAATTAAACGTACGACCAAAGTGGTAGTTCCACATCCCCACTTacctcttcatcatcatctaaaCACGGTAAAGACAAGTAGGAAGCAgtttaataaagataaacCATGGAAGTCGCATGTTGATCTGGGATTTGTCACTGAAATGGAGAGAAAAAGGTATGAATCAATGTGGATCTCTAATAGATTTCAGTATCTAAATTTATTGCCATGGTGGCCTGATAATGATTCTGAAAATCAAGTTAAAACTAATCATCCTCTTCCACCGGATGGACTGATCTTAGGGTTAGTCGTTAAAGATATTTGGTTAAGGTCGAATCTACCTATGAATATATTAGCCACAATTTATCAGATGATTGATTTTAGAATGGATGGCACTTTGGATAGAAAATCATTTATTGTAGGAATGTGGCTTATAGATCAATGTTTATATGGCAAAAAATTACCGGACAGAATTGAACCGAAAATATGGAATAGTGTTGATACCTATATAATTGAACCCAGAAGATAA
- the ALY2 gene encoding Aly2p (ancestral locus Anc_1.282), translated as MPFVIRSPLFPPEKSVEVPLDADPIAQTSSVELYIQLAEPTVFLQGFESRHIAEKCPGILRGSLIVRVLKPSKIKNISLSFKGYSRTEWPEGIPPKRQDFVEINDIINHTWPFYQAENSISTETNPEKTSVDDAILQTTGASLFKPLPKKPDHLHFHSNNTSTLNLNATPSTSNFSRRGSEHTIEMKTPFNRGRATSNVSVTSASRSLSPLNLFRRATSISAHDQSSHLNVASSTNNNNNNQNSANRATPTSLFSDILSSTFSNSNDQSLQNVMHTSGSGNNEHFIFQPGDYIYTFEQLISQSYPESIKADFGFVEYFLFASIERFGAFKSNITARLPIDIVRTQSDTCVEESEPIIISRDWENQLYYDIVIASKDIILDAFLPITFKFSPLDKVILHRVRIYITETLEYYCKGKKIHRMEPTKKFLLAEHRGPKLPDAPPDSKRSKAKYMGNLLEDELSGDLINKTFEYQVFVPSKFDNHQALHPDTTYDKIKSNHWIKLCLRLSKMVNNKRKHYEISIDSPIHVLNKLCSHANTLLPSYDSHMLCNEESAFQDSQTDSQRRGFDTSYHNSNIFFPKEIMLSPVLSPEVQELNENANINETSTHARRGSLRHHILQHDKPDEDIDTIFNSPKLKSNIYHPDMIQRELTSPQAIPLSPITSPQLRPLSLADPPPAFDFSDDILKYGNSAPPKHPPAYIDVMKHDGVDINSNHSIPSLMIPKIMVNKSQESLVSNKATNSIRDQLSSNKDDSKKHDNDTSLGSIEEDGDIASGFSFHGSNLPSGILRSQSSNLFPTANRRKSIQDILPSTIRNDTMFFNDLNQLLDDSHFGETDMDINNNNNNNTDHLNVGTSAPSSSIGQSCRSSFDRSFVDISKDSANTQPLLDTSESRNNLDMDYSMNRSRDSIDEIPKLPMDPSVDITALYDRNPNVWHPLQSETGFLPLSPVLSSDFHVFPDQLAKNKEEEESTSDNNRELGLTDASSSRKSDILDRQSDEFESKPIFNTIDNEALGTPEASVI; from the coding sequence ATGCCATTTGTCATCAGGTCACCTTTGTTTCCACCTGAAAAATCGGTGGAGGTACCTTTGGATGCTGACCCAATAGCCCAAACAAGTTCCGTGGAACTCTATATCCAGTTGGCAGAACCTACCGTGTTCTTACAAGGGTTTGAGTCTCGTCACATTGCCGAGAAATGCCCGGGCATATTGAGAGGTTCGTTAATCGTTAGAGTTTTGAAACCATCCAagattaaaaatatttctctttCCTTTAAAGGTTATTCAAGAACTGAGTGGCCCGAGGGAATCCCACCTAAGAGACAGGATTTTGTggaaattaatgatattattaatcaCACCTGGCCCTTTTACCAAGCTGAAAATTCTATCTCAACCGAAACTAATCCAGAAAAGACTAGCGTCGATGATGCTATTCTCCAAACTACTGGTGCGTCATTATTTAAACCTCTTCCAAAAAAACCAGATCATTTACACTTCCATTCGAATAATACGTCaacattaaatttgaatgcAACGCCATCGacttccaatttttctaGAAGAGGTAGTGAACATACCATAGAAATGAAGACTCCATTCAACAGAGGTAGAGCTACTTCCAATGTATCTGTAACATCAGCATCGAGAAGTTTATCacctttaaatttatttagaaGAGCAACATCAATTTCTGCTCATGATCAATCGTCACATCTAAACGTGGCTTCCTCAAcgaataataacaacaataaccAAAATTCAGCAAATCGGGCTACACCAACATCATTGTTTTCCGATATATTGAGTAGTACATTCTCTAATTCAAACGATCAATCTTTGCAAAATGTCATGCATACTAGCGGGTCTGGTAATAATGaacatttcatttttcaaccTGGTGATTACATTTACACATTTGAACAGCTAATATCCCAATCGTACCCTGAATCGATAAAAGCTGACTTTGGGTTTGTTGAGTATTTTTTATTCGCTAGTATTGAAAGATTCGGTGCATTTAAATCCAATATAACGGCAAGGCTGCCGATTGATATAGTTCGTACCCAATCGGACACATGTGTGGAAGAGAGTGAACCTATTATTATATCTAGGGATTGGGAAAACCAATTATATTATGATATTGTAATTGCTTCAAAGGATATTATATTAGATGCCTTTCTACCCATTACTTTCAAGTTTTCACCACTGGATAAAGTCATTTTACATCGAGTGAGAATTTATATTACTGAAACATTAGAGTATTATTGTAAGGGGAAGAAAATACACAGAATGGAGCCAACTAAAAAGTTTTTACTAGCTGAGCATAGGGGTCCTAAACTTCCTGACGCTCCACCAGATAGTAAACGTTCTAAGGCCAAATATATGGGCAATCTATTGGAAGACGAATTGAGTGGtgatttgataaataaaacttttgaatatCAAGTTTTTGTACCAAGTAAATTCGATAATCATCAAGCGTTACACCCAGATACTACCTATGATAAGATTAAGTCCAACCACTGGATAAAATTATGTCTAAGGTTATCCAAAATggtaaataataaaaggAAGCATTATGAAATTAGTATTGATTCCCCAATTCACGTGTTGAATAAGCTTTGTTCACATGCCAATACATTACTACCGAGTTATGATAGTCACATGTTATGTAATGAAGAATCAGCATTTCAAGATTCACAAACTGATTCACAACGCCGTGGATTCGATACAAGCTATCATAAttccaatatattttttccaaaGGAAATCATGCTTTCACCTGTTCTTTCTCCTGAAGTTCAAGAACTGAATGAAAATGCAAATATCAACGAAACCTCGACACATGCAAGAAGGGGTAGCCTACGTCATCACATATTGCAACATGATAAACCTGATGAAGATATAGATACCATCTTTAATTCACCTAAATTAAAATCGAATATTTATCATCCAGATATGATCCAGAGGGAATTGACGTCACCACAGGCAATTCCACTATCACCAATTACCTCGCCCCAATTGAGACCACTTTCCTTAGCAGATCCACCACCAGCATTTGATTTTAGTGATGACATCCTTAAATATGGAAATTCTGCACCACCAAAGCACCCACCTGCTTATATCGATGTGATGAAGCATGATGGTGTTGATATCAATTCAAATCACTCTATTCCATCCTTAatgattccaaaaataatgGTCAATAAATCTCAAGAATCCCTGGTTAGTAACAAGGCGACAAACAGCATCAGAGATCAATTATCATCTAATAAGGATGACTCTAAAAAGCACGATAATGATACGTCTTTAGGGagtattgaagaagatggtgatATTGCCTCCGGGTTCAGCTTCCATGGCTCTAATCTACCTTCAGGTATATTGAGATCccaatcttcaaatttatttccAACTGCAAATAGACGTAAAAGTATTCAGGATATTCTACCATCTACCATAAGAAACGATACTATGttctttaatgatttaaatCAGTTATTAGATGATAGTCACTTTGGAGAAACCGATATGGACattaataacaacaacaataataatacagaTCATTTAAACGTTGGTACATCTGCTCCTTCCTCAAGTATAGGTCAATCATGTCGGTCCTCATTTGATCGCTCTTTTGTCGATATATCGAAGGATTCGGCAAACACACAACCATTACTGGATACCTCTGAGTCACGAAACAATTTGGATATGGATTATTCTATGAATAGATCGAGAGActccattgatgaaatccCTAAACTGCCAATGGATCCTTCTGTTGACATTACGGCATTATATGATCGAAACCCAAATGTGTGGCACCCTCTTCAGTCCGAAACTGGTTTTCTTCCATTGTCACCTGTATTGAGCTCTGACTTTCATGTTTTCCCAGACCAGCTTGCTAAAAAtaaggaggaagaagaaagtacATCAGATAATAATCGTGAATTAGGATTGACAGATGCATCTTCAAGTAGAAAATCAGATATATTGGATAGACAATCGGATGAGTTTGAATCCAAACCTATATTCAATACGATCGACAACGAGGCATTGGGAACCCCTGAGGCATCGGTcatataa
- the EXO70 gene encoding GTP-Rho binding exocyst subunit EXO70 (ancestral locus Anc_1.281): MSMEMDVDEADILVLSQGLEKSSRLTFEINKSLRKIGKTSNQSSNLFTPILSRNNMLVTLQRNIESVLNSVASVKDLANEASKYETILTKGINEIGLKQYIQVIHKLDDMLDDIRTGGNEKNAEFHGILSHLSDLIKNSEAQLRLYFVSILNLIKPFDPQICINSKTPFPYYQDEQLNELTYILDYFLNNTEDSDIQDAFIQERSDLILKCMAFLEPFAKQITTSKNAPYEKGSSGMISYTEALLGFMANEKSLVDDLYSQYPSYKPIIMKNILTPLLNAYTKLFNTNLKLVRNNLENIGIFSFELVENIHYVLKALRMSPVLQNYEPLIECASQVRKLTQSLFKDAIDRIYTKVDQLSVIPTDNGVTEPAVDTMSRLRKFSEYKTGCIGAMENMSRENWLPGSYREKEYTFSGHLNSNDQSALLGCFISDCIDTLVICLEKRAQRILMPGQEPDVANPNSSRNKEKQRIGVFILTNIILVEEIIEKSELNSLLGAEGHQRLDKLKKRYVSYLVSDWRNLTAILMDTVVIDSAGKKSKDKEQIKEKFRKFNEGFEELVTKTKQYRLSDQSLKKTLKSEIISLIMPMYERFYSRYQNTFKNPRKHIKYTPDELMTVINQLIR; this comes from the coding sequence ATGTCTATGGAAATGGATGTGGATGAAGCTGACATACTGGTCCTTTCACAGGGCCTAGAAAAATCAAGTAGATTaacttttgaaatcaataaatcCCTTAggaaaattggaaagacTTCTAACCAGTCTAGCAATCTGTTTACCCCAATCTTATCAAGAAATAACATGCTAGTGACCttacaaagaaatattgaaagtgTCTTGAACTCTGTTGCTTCCGTGAAAGATTTGGCTAACGAAGCTTCCAAATATGAAACTATCTTAACTAAGGGTATCAATGAGATTGGATTAAAACAATACATTCAAGTCATTCATAAATTGGATGATATGCTAGATGATATTAGAACCGGTGGAAACGAAAAAAATGCTGAGTTTCATGGTATCCTGTCCCATTTAAGCGATCTGATCAAGAATAGTGAAGCTCAACTAAGATTATATTTCGTATCTATCTTAAACCTTATAAAACCATTTGATCCTCAAATTTGTATCAATTCTAAGACTCCATTTCCTTATTACCAGGATGAGCAATTGAACGAATTAACCTATATTCTGGATTATTTCCTCAATAACACAGAAGATTCAGATATACAGGACGCCTTCATACAAGAAAGGAGTGATCTCATATTAAAATGTATGGCATTTCTAGAACCTTTTGCCAAACAAATCACAACATCAAAGAACGCACCTTATGAAAAGGGAAGTAGTGGTATGATAAGTTATACGGAAGCCCTATTGGGATTCATGGCCAATGAAAAATCATTGGTAGATGATTTATACTCTCAGTACCCATCCTATAAGCCAATAATCatgaagaatatattaaCACCGTTATTGAATGCATAtacaaaattatttaacaCAAACTTAAAATTGGTACGAAATAACCTGGAAAATATTGGGATCTTTAGTTTCGAATTAGTGGAAAATATACATTATGTGCTAAAAGCACTTCGAATGAGTCCAGTTTTACAAAACTATGAACCATTGATTGAGTGTGCGTCTCAAGTAAGAAAATTAACTCaatcattattcaaagatgCTATTGATAGAATATATACGAAAGTGGATCAGCTGTCTGTAATTCCAACAGATAATGGTGTCACTGAACCTGCTGTGGATACAATGTCAAGATTAAGGAAATTCAGCGAATATAAAACCGGTTGTATAGGAGCTATGGAAAATATGTCCCGAGAGAATTGGCTTCCTGGCAGTTATAGGGAGAAAGAGTACACTTTTTCAGGTCATTTGAATTCGAACGATCAAAGCGCTTTATTAGGCTGTTTCATAAGTGATTGTATTGATACTTTAGTGATATGTCTTGAAAAAAGAGCtcaaagaattttgatGCCTGGTCAGGAACCAGATGTTGCCAATCCCAACAGCAGCAGAAATAAGGAAAAACAAAGGATTGgtgttttcattttgacCAATATAATACTTgtagaagaaattattgaaaaatcgGAATTAAATTCTCTATTAGGTGCCGAAGGTCATCAACGTCTGGACAAACTGAAGAAGAGATATGTCAGCTACTTGGTCTCTGATTGGAGGAATTTGACCGCTATTTTGATGGATACTGTTGTCATTGATAGTGCTGgaaagaaatcaaaagatAAAGAACAGATCAAGGAAAAATTCAGAAAGTTCAATGAAggttttgaagaattagtAACTAAGACCAAACAATATAGATTATCAGATCAATCCTTGAAAAAGACATTAAAATCAGAAATTATTTCACTCATTATGCCAATGTATGAAAGATTTTATAGTAGATATCAAAATACTTTCAAGAATCCCAGAAAGCATATCAAGTATACTCCAGATGAATTGATGACAGTGATAAATCAACTAATTAGGTAG
- the SCP160 gene encoding Scp160p (ancestral locus Anc_1.290), with protein sequence MSVFPEDQNQSIVNESASTMLSVSETDNGVETAVTTEETASEEKPAPVPVPLPSLKDLPSLGSNSIFANSKVTWGPNMQPSPPISCSPSLSSSLSPSPVSGAKRMRSKNIQESFTLDLQSQLSITKPELSRIVQSVKQAYNVSVESTLSKNSRTFLISGVATKVQDAKRDLVKQLTRPIDDVMTVPARCRAAIIGSGGKTIRGISEQYDVTINLARENNPDSYDEDLNDFTANVNFHGDFESVNMAKRRIEEIVKEETKTLSLRVPVKDEKIIPFIDLSAITVPEGVKCNFYRDTAEVNISGPRDDVKATKTGVQDYLNQLSSTLTEEKIKIPTKFQFLIDTKALKKEFNVIVTFPSDPTDELVSFVGQKDKVTEAIAFARANSKTFTVDSLDISKSHSKNLAHAKNLALYFTKYPALKDIKEAYPEVKIVLPAPSLLKDAASVVINISAKSESANEIKFARKELINFVNTITPLDTLTITDLDYELFHKSIKSTLLATEDKVPFIQLGDYFPGNDSIVLFYSSPEEDFKPSAEEINAELEKVNASLEPLRAKLNKMTNKVYTLDAKIQDDLLSPSSATLHLILEDVSKEEGNLQIKLHTPEANKVTIRGDDKAVKTANKALTSIVENPTKKSKITVEVASNSIARLVGTKGSNLNEIREKFDCQIDVPNHDEIKDKTAEIVLTGQEYNLEQAKKFIAAEAKKWADIVTKELVVPQKYHGSLIGANGVYRNRLQDKYSVFINFPRDSDIVTIRGPSRGVKQAFTELSALLDFERENGYKKIVVVPAEHVPRIIGKAGANINDIRADFGVEMDFLQKSTDPKVQETGEVELEITGTRAAINEAANKVQEIIDEAADFDSETLSVARKYHRIIVGSGGHNLRDIISKAGGDDIRNKNIDIPNANSESDVITVQGPKKFVASVLKQINKIVEDGENSVTKTLEIPEERHGALVGPGGMIRRQLETEFNVILEVPHKNETGPVRITGLPENVEKAEKKILTEIVRDSFDRELSVPASLHEFVSERGAFTQKLRIEEFVNVKHGNASRRATRLNRSNVVIPVEKVRPATEDEKKEQFRAVIEEVGEPRNDKEDGDIPWRLTYEPIDFSEVLSEDSDETKEATPKVEIDEAKKEETLNKVVKMIEDRVAKAASSTFAGYIWCADPRKFNKVVGPGGSNIKKIRDAADVIINVPRRSDKVNDVIYVRGTKEGVEKAEALILQALKH encoded by the coding sequence ATGTCCGTTTTCCCAGAAGATCAAAACCAGTCAATCGTTAATGAATCTGCATCCACCATGTTGTCAGTTTCTGAAACTGATAACGGTGTAGAGACTGCTGTTACTACTGAAGAAACTGCTTCTGAAGAAAAGCCTGCTCCAGTGCCTGTTCCTCTTCCATCCTTGAAAGATTTACCTTCTTTGGGTTCCAATTCCATATTTGCGAACTCTAAAGTTACCTGGGGTCCAAACATGCAACCATCTCCTCCAATCTCATGCTCTCCATCTTTGTCTTCCTCTCTTTCTCCATCTCCAGTTAGCGGTGCTAAACGTATGCGTTCAAAAAATATCCAGGAATCTTTCACTTTGGATTTACAATCTCAATTATCCATTACTAAACCTGAATTGTCTCGTATTGTTCAATCTGTTAAGCAAGCTTACAATGTGTCCGTCGAGTCTACTTTGTCTAAGAATTCTCGTACTTTCTTGATCTCTGGTGTCGCTACCAAAGTACAAGATGCTAAGAGAGATTTAGTTAAACAATTAACCAGACCAATTGATGATGTCATGACTGTTCCAGCTAGATGTAGAGCTGCTATCATTGGTTCTGGTGGTAAGACAATTCGTGGAATCTCCGAACAATATGATGTCACAATCAATTTGGCTAGAGAAAATAATCCTGATTCATACGATGAGGATTTGAACGATTTCACTGCAAATGTTAACTTCCATGGTGATTTTGAATCTGTGAATATGGCCAAACGTAGAATCGAAGAAATTGTTAAGGAAGAAACTAAAACTTTAAGTTTGAGAGTTCCTgttaaagatgaaaaaattattccatttatCGATTTGTCCGCTATTACTGTTCCTGAAGGTGTCAAATGTAACTTCTACCGTGATACTGCTGAAGTGAACATTTCTGGTCCACGTGATGATGTTAAAGCCACTAAGACTGGTGTTCAAGATTACTTGAATCAATTATCTTCCACTTTGACTGAGGAAAAGATTAAGATTCCAACtaaattccaattcttaATTGATACCAAGGCCTTGAAAAAAGAGTTTAATGTTATTGTTACTTTCCCATCTGATCCAACTGATGAATTAGTTTCATTTGTGGGTCAAAAGGACAAAGTTACTGAGGCCATTGCATTTGCCAGAGCCAATTCCAAGACTTTCACTGTGGATTCTCTGGATATTTCAAAGTCACATAGTAAGAATTTAGCTCATGCTAAAAACTTAGCCTTGTACTTCACCAAGTACCCAGCTTTGAAAGACATCAAGGAGGCTTATCCAGAGGTTAAAATTGTGTTACCTGCcccatcattattaaaggaTGCGGCTAGTGTTGTCATCAATATTAGCGCTAAATCTGAATCAGCTAATGAAATCAAATTTGCTCGTAAGGAATTAATTAACTTTGTTAATACCATTACTCCATTAGATACCCTAACCATTACTGATTTGGATTACGAATTATTCCATAAGTCAATCAAGAGTACTCTATTGGCTACTGAAGACAAGGTTccatttattcaattggGTGATTATTTCCCAGGTAATGATTCGATTGTATTATTCTATAGTTCtcctgaagaagatttcaaGCCTTCAGCCGAAGAAATTAATGCTGAACTAGAAAAGGTCAACGCTTCTTTGGAACCATTACGTGctaaattgaataaaatgACCAACAAGGTCTACACTTTGGATGCTAAGATCCAAGATGACTTATTGAGTCCATCTAGTGCTACTCTACATTTAATTCTAGAAGATGTTTCCAAGGAAGAAGGTAATCTTCAAATTAAATTGCATACTCCAGAGGCCAACAAGGTCACTATTAGAGGTGATGATAAAGCAGTTAAGACTGCTAATAAGGCATTGACAAGCATTGTTGAAAATCCAACTAAAAAGTCTAAGATTACTGTTGAAGTCGCCAGTAATTCAATTGCTAGACTAGTAGGTACAAAGGGTTCTAACTTGAATGAAATTcgtgaaaaatttgattgTCAAATCGATGTTCCAAACCACGACGAAATTAAGGACAAAACCGCTGAAATCGTCTTGACTGGCCAAGAATACAATTTAGAACAAGCTAAGAAATTCATTGCCGCTGAAGCTAAGAAATGGGCTGATATTGTTACCAAAGAATTAGTAGTTCCTCAAAAATACCATGGTAGTCTGATTGGTGCTAACGGTGTCTACCGTAACCGTTTACAAGATAAATACAGtgttttcatcaatttcccAAGAGATAGTGACATTGTCACTATCAGAGGTCCTTCCCGTGGTGTTAAGCAGGCTTTCACTGAATTAAGTGCTTTATTGgattttgaaagagaaaatggTTATAAGAAAATCGTTGTTGTCCCAGCTGAACATGTACCAAGAATTATCGGTAAAGCTGGTGCCAATATCAATGATATTAGAGCAGATTTCGGCGTCGAGATGGATTTCTTACAGAAGAGTACTGATCCAAAGGTTCAAGAAACTGGTGAAGTGGAATTAGAGATAACTGGTACTAGAGCTGCCATTAACGAGGCTGCCAATAAGgttcaagaaattattgacGAAGCTGCTGATTTTGACAGTGAAACTTTATCTGTTGCTCGTAAATATCACAGAATTATTGTTGGTTCTGGTGGTCACAACTTAAGAGATATAATTTCAAAGGCCGGTGGTGATGATATCAGAAACAAAAACATTGATATTCCAAACGCTAATTCTGAAAGTGATGTAATAACTGTTCAAGGTCCAAAGAAATTTGTCGCTAGTGTCTTGAAGCAAATCAACAAGATTGTTGAAGATGGTGAAAACAGTGTTACCAAGACTTTGGAAATTCCAGAAGAAAGACATGGTGCTTTGGTTGGTCCAGGTGGTATGATTCGTCGTCAATTAGAAACTGAGTTCAATGTTATTTTAGAAGTACCTCATAAAAACGAAACTGGCCCAGTTAGAATAACTGGTTTACCagaaaatgttgaaaaggctgaaaagaaaattttgacTGAAATTGTTAGAGATAGTTTCGACCGTGAATTATCTGTTCCAGCCTCATTGCATGAATTTGTTTCTGAAAGAGGTGCTTTCACTCAAAAGTTAAGAATTGAGGAATTTGTTAATGTTAAACATGGAAACGCCTCCAGAAGAGCAACTCGTTTAAACCGTTCCAATGTTGTCATTCCTGTTGAAAAGGTCCGTCCTGCAACTGAAGACgaaaagaaggaacaaTTCAGAGCtgtcattgaagaagttggTGAACCTCGtaatgataaagaagatggtGATATTCCATGGAGATTAACGTATGAGCCAATTGATTTCAGTGAAGTTTTAAGTGAAGATTCAGATGAAACTAAGGAGGCTACACCAAAGGtagaaattgatgaagccaagaaggaagaaacaTTAAATAAGGTTGTTAAAATGATTGAAGACAGGGTTGCCAAGGCTGCTTCTTCAACTTTTGCAGGCTACATTTGGTGTGCTGATCCaagaaaattcaataagGTTGTCGGTCCAGGTGGTTCTAACATTAAGAAGATCAGAGACGCTGCCgatgttattattaatgtcCCAAGAAGGTCTGATAAAGTCAATGATGTTATCTATGTTAGAGGTACCAAGGAAGGTGTTGAAAAAGCAGAAGCACTTATTTTGCAAGCTTTGAAGCATTAA